CGTTTGTTAGATGTCGCAGGGAAGGAATAGGTTTTGCCATCAAAGCCCGTAATGCCTTCGACGAAGACCCCTGGCGGGAAGTTCGCTTTCCATTCCGCAAAGTTTGGAATGTAGTCATCCAATGCCGCGACCCAGCCTTCGCTAACGGCTTGTGCGAGCGTCACAGCTAATGGCCTCTGGAAGACATCATGCGCTGTGCCATTGCGCACGCCTAATGGCACAACCTGAGCAATTTCATTCCATGGGAGCGCATCATATTGAACGTGGATGTTTGGGTGTGCTTCCTGGTACTTCTCGAAGAAGGCATTCCAGAAAACGGCTTTTTGGTCGCCACTATCCACCCATCGGAAGGTTGCATCTGCAGTAGGAAGCTCTGCGCCGGATGGGATGATTTGGATTGCATCGTCTTGTGCAGCAAGCCGGAAGCCATTCGCAGCCAGGAACATGCCCAGGCTGCCTGCTGATGTCATTTGCAAAAATTTACGGCGGGAAATTTTCATTGAGGCCTCTTTCTATAAGAAAACAATGTAATTTCTAAGAGCGCTTGCACTTTAAAAATTGGCAAGCCCGGCGAGAACGTCCCCGAATATCGGTTTCCGTTATCGTTAACGGCATTGTAGCTCAATCCGATATTGCTGTCAAAAAGGTCAAATGGCATGGCTAATTGCCTCGTAATGCGCATAATGAAAGAGTCAGTTATGTTCCAAAGGACCCTTGTGATGTCCTTGCTCATATCATGCATCTGTCATTGTGATAAAAGCAATGGGTAATGAAAGATATAAGTAAAATACTATATCTATAGTTGTTGTATCCAGCAGTTTCATCGGATAAGTTTCAGTTGAAGACGGCCCAATTGGGGAATTTATGGCTAGAGGTCAGGTTACAATCACAGATATTGCGAAAGAAGCTGGTGTTTCTGCCCAGACTGTGTCGCGTGTTATCAACAATCGGCAGGACGTTAGCGAAACCACGCGACGACGCATTCAGCATATTATTGAACGTATGGGGTACCAGCCGAATCGCTTGGCGCAAGGATTGCGTGCCAGTCAATCGCGCACGTTAGGTGTGGTCACGCTCAATGCCAGCCACCCTATCCCAATCCGCGCGATGGAAGCAGAAGCCAGCAACCTGGATTACACGGTCGCTTTCTATTCCATAGACCCGGACGATAAAGACGACTTTGCCTCCAAATTCAGCCTGATTCGTGCGCAGATGACAGATGGTATTGTCGTTATTACACCCCATACGTATATCACCTACGAGATGCTCCTTGAGCATACGCACAATACGCCCCTGGTCCTGGTAAATTCTCATGTTGACCCAGCGATTCCGTCAGTCATATTCGACCAGGTTTATGGGATCGGTGTGACGACACAACACCTCATTGATTTAGGGCATCGGCAAATTTGTGAGATTAGCGGCTCAATCGACATTCGTATTGATGGCGCATTACGCCACAAAGCCTTTGTCGAGACGATGCAGCGCAATGGCATTGTCGATTTTCTCTCTGTGACAGGGGATCTTACGTCAGAAGGGGGCTATGCTGCCGTTGACGAACTGCTGAGGCAGGATGCGCCTTTTACGGCCATTGTCTGTGCAACGGATTCCACAGCGATGGGGGCCATGCACCGGCTGCATGAAGCGGGCCTGCGCATACCGGAAGATGTCTCTATTGTCGGTTATGACGATGCTGAATATGCGTCTTATCTTTATCCACCATTGACGACGATTCGTCAGGATTTTAACCTGCTAGGACGAACGGCGATTGCTTACTTGAATGAGCTTATCGTGGACGATTTTTCTGTGCTGGAACAGCGTGTTATCCGGCCAGAATTTATCCTTCGAGAAAGCACAGCGCCGCCTCGTTTGCCGCCTCGCTCATAGCATGCATCCATAGAATGCATTGGCCGTACTACTTTTACCCTGGCGCACGGCCCCGATGACATACCCTCGCAGGGGGGATAGATGGTATACAATGGTCGGACGTTCGGGCTAGTGATTTGTATATGATTGGCGTGCTGCCACCACATGAAGGCGAATAAGTATGATGCGCAAACGCATATCGCTCATTACGGGCGCAAATGGTGAAGTCGGCCAGGGGTTGATCCGCGACCTCTCAGATTCCGGTGATGCGCCGCTCCTGGCGCTCGATATTAAACCCCTGAAAGACGAATTACGGCCCAGGGTCATGAACTCGATTGAGGGCAACATCCTCGATCAAGACTTGCTGGATTATCTCAACAGTCAGTATGAAATTACGACAGTCTTCCATCTGGCGGCTTTCTTATCAACACGGGCGGAATTCACGCCGGAAGCAGCTCATCGCGTTAACGTACAGGGGACGATTAACCTGCTGCAACTGGCGATTGAGCAATCTCAGTGGCAGGCTCGCCCTGTTAAATTCGTCTTCCCAAGCTCGCTGGCGGCCTATGGCTTGCCGGACCTGGAGACGAAAGCCGCCGCGCCGCCGCTCAAGGAAGATGATTATAATCAGCCTATTACCATGTATGGGTGCAATAAACTCTATTGTGAGCATATCGGGCGTTACTATGCCAATCACTATCGGCAGCTTGCCCCTCAGCAAGAATCATTTTACGTAGATTTCCGCAGCTTGCGGTTCCCTGGCCTCATCAGCGCCTATACCGTGCCTTCTGGCGGGACCAGTGATTACGTGCCTGAAATGCTGCATGCTGCCGCCAAAAAACAGCCTTATGCATCGTTCGTCCGGCCAGATACCACAATCCCCTTTATGGCGATGCCTGACGCCATTAAGTCGTTGTTGGCGCTGGCGGATAGCCCCAGAGAAGCCCTGACCCAGACTGTGTATAATGTGACCAGTTTTACACTCTCTGCTGAGGCTGCTGCGGAACGGGTGCGCCAGGGCTTCCCCGATGCACAAATTACCTTTGCGGAAGACCGTAATCGCCAGCATATCGTCGATACCTGGCCTGCGATGCTGGATGACAGCGCCGCGCGGCGAGATTGGGGCTGGCAGCCGGATTATGACGAGGAACGCGCCTTTAACGAGTACCTTATTCCGGTCCTCAAAGAACAATATAGCAGCTAAGACATCGCCAGATACACCAACTCAATCACATGACATAACACGATAAGGGGCAGCATGATGGATTATGAGGTAGATCGTAAAACGCAGTGGATTGCAGATGAACTCCAGACCCTGCAAGAGAGCGGCTTGTTCAATCAAATCCCTGTGATCGAATCCGCCATGGGTGGACGTATCCGTATTGGTGGCAAAGAGCTCATCAACTTCTGTGCCAATGACTATCTCGGCCTCGCCAATCATCCCCGCTTACAACAAGCTGCCCGCGATGCCATCGAAAAGTATGGCATTGGGCCGGGCGCAGTCCGCTCGATTGCCGGGACGAATGTGCTGCACCAACAACTTGAAGAGCGTCTGGCCTCGTTTAAAGGCGCGGATGCGTGCATTACCTTCCAGAGCGGTTTCACAGCCAATCTGGCGACGATCCCGGCATTGGTAGGGCGTGGGGATGTGATCTTCTCCGATCGTTTGAACCATGCCAGCATCATTGATGGCTGTCGCCTCAGCCGGGCCACCATCGTTGCTTATGAGCACAATGATGTCGATGACTTGCAAGAGAAAATCCGGCAGACAACGGAGTATGGTCGCCGACTGATTGTGACGGATGGCGTCTTTAGCATGGATGGCGATATTGCCCCGCTGCCCGCGATTTATGAGGTCGCCAATGAACATGGCATTATGCTCATGGTCGATGATGCCCATGGCGAAGGCGTCCTGGGGCGTAACGGCCGTGGTATTGTCGATCACTTCGACCTGCACGGCAAAATCGACGTTGAAATCGGCACGATGAGCAAGGCTTTTGGCGTCGTGGGCGGCATTGTGGCGGGCAAGCGCGTCATTATAGATTGGCTGCGCCAGCGTGGTCGTCCATTCTTATTTTCCAGCGCGATGACGATCCCGGATACAGCTGCTTGCCTCGAAGCCGTAGACTTGCTGGAAAGCTCCGGCGAGTTGGTGCAGGCCCTATGGGCGAATGCCAAGCTGATGAAAGCCGAAATGCAGAAGATGGGCTTCGACATCGGCCACAGCGAAACGCCTATTATCCCGCTCATGCTCGGTGATGTGAAGTTGGCGCGGCAATTCAGTAAGGAATTGCTGGAAAACGGCGTCTTTGCAATGGCGATTGGTTATCCAACGGTGCCAGAAGGCAAGGCGCGTGTCCGTGTGATGAACACGGCGGCACATTCCCAGGCAGATCTCGAAGAAGCCCTGGGAACCTTCCAACTGGTGGGGCGCAAGCTCGGCGTCATCGACTAGGCTGCTGCACCGAATGCGTCGCAATGATCAGAAACGTTAATCTTGTTTTAACGCGAAGGTACTAGACAGATGCTCGAATCGGCATACAATGGGGCCTGTATACATCAAAAGGTGTACACAAACATATAGGAGTCGTTTCTTAAGCTTTCCAACGAGTGCCAGTAACATCGTCCTCTATTGTTGAAAATTTATTTAAGTCTGTGAAGTTTCACAGGGTTAATCCCGAATTTGGAGGACACAATGATGGATTTCGTGCTAGTCAACAAACTGGCTAAAGAACGCTACGAGGAAATGCTTGACGAGGCTGCAATTGAACGGCGCGCACACAGCGCAAATGATGAAAGCAACCGTGTGAGCCTGATGGCCCGTATTGAAAATATGGTTGCAGACATGAAGTTCTGGCGTAAAAGTGCCCGTAAAAACGAGCATCGCACAGCAGTAACATCGAGCTAAGTACAACCTAGCCTAGAAAATATCAGGGATGCCGCACGGCATCCCTTTTGGTTTCAGGTTCTTGATGTGGTGCCAGTCGACATTGCGTTTTTTAAGGAGGTACTTATGGAGCAGGCTCTTTGTTTGTGGTTATAAGCGAAAGAGGTGGTACCCTGACAGATAGAGATATGTCCTGTAAGATTTAGTCCGTTCTGGCGATTATTTACTCAGTACTTACCGCGTAAAAGGATACCAGATGGCTGCTTCGCCGACGACAACAGAAAAAATCCGCGCTCTACCCTGGAGCCTCGCAGGAGGTGCTGCTAACTCGGTCTTTGCTCAACTGACATTTTTTGGCTCGACCTTTATCCTCTTTCTAAGCGAACTCAACATTAGTACCGCCCAGATCGGTTTTTTGCTTTCTTTGCTGCCTTTTATGGGTTTGGTCGCTTTATTCATTGCACCGACTGTGGCGCGCTTTGGCTTTAAGCGCACGTTTCTGACGTTTTATGTTTTGCGTAAAGTGATTACTGCTTTTCTTATGGCGCTGCCCCTGGTGATGGTGCAGTTTGGCCCTGAGGCGACATTAATCGCTGCTGCGCTCATCGTCTTTGGCTTTGGCTTATGTCGTGCCATCGCTGAAACAGGCTACTATCCCTGGGTGCAAGAATTTATCCCAGGCTCCATGCGTGGCAAGTTCTCAGCGACGAGCAACGTCTTCGGCAATTTGGCGGCGATTGCGGCTGTTGCCCTTGCCAGTTATGTCTTGGCGCTGCCGGGTGGCCTGGAGCGTTTCCAATTCCTCTTTGTCGTTGCTGTGGGGTTTGGCTTCCTGGCAATCTGGTTTTATATGCGTGTACCCGGTGGTGCGCCTGCAGACCCGGACGGGGCCCCACCCGCAACGTATGGGGATATGCTGCGCACGCTGCGCGATAACAATTTACTTCTTTACTTGGCCGGGTTTGCCCTGATTACCTTTGCGACGGGGCCGCTGCACTCTTTTTTGCCGCTATTCATGGAAGAACATGTTGGCCTGACGACAAGCCAGATTGTGCTGCTCTCAACGGCGAGTATGGTTGGCGCGCTGATTTTATCGAACCTGCTGGGTTGGTCTGCGGACCGGTACGGTAGTAAGCCCGTGATGCTGGTCGGGGTGGTGTTCTTCGCCCTGCTGCCCATTGGCTGGATGCTCATGCCGCGTAATAGCCCGTTGAGCCTGCTTTTCGCACTGGGGATTGCTTTCTTCCAGGGTATTGCCGGTACGGCATGGATGGTTGGCTCTGGGCGTTTGTTGTTCGTCAGCGTGGTGCCAGATGCTGAAAAAAGCCAGTATATGGCCGTTTACTACGCCGCAATTGGCATTATCGGCGGTGTGAGCCAACTGATCGGCGGTAGCTTGCTCGATGCTTTCAGCTCCATTTCAGGCCAATTCCTGTTCTTGTCGCTGGATGCCTTTACGCCGCTGATGATTGCTGGCATCGTCTTACCGCTGCTCAGCTTGTTGGTATTCCAGCGCGTGCGCTCTGATAGTGAAGTCACGGTTGGTGAATACGCAGGGATGTTTGTACAGGGCAACCCGATCTATGCCCTGGAGAATCTTGTTCGCTTCTATCGTGCCCGTGATGAGCGTTCCGTCGTCGTCATGACAGAGAAGCTTGGCAAGGCCAACAGCCCCCTGACTGTCGATGAATTGCTGGAAGCCCTGGCTGATCCTCGCTTTAATGTGCGCTTCGAAGCCATTATTTCTATAGCGCGTATGCCATCGCACCCCAGGCTGACGAAAGCGTTAACTGAAATTCTATTGGGTACGGAGCTTTCGCTTAGCAATGTCTCTGCCTGGGCACTGGGCCGTATTGGCGACCCTGATGCGGTCGCGGCGCTGCGTGCTGGCCTAAATTCAGAGTATCGGTCTATCCGTGCCCACTGCGCGCGCGCATTAGGGACGCTCAAAGATATGGAGGTTAAGCCGCTTCTGTTGGAGCGCCTCCTCGTCGAAGAAGATAAAGGCTTGCAAATGGCCTATGCGGTTGCGTTGGGTAATCTCCATTCTGTCGAAGCCATGGCGAAGCTCCATAGCCAGCTCATCCAGACGGAAAATGAAGGCGCGCGCATGGAACTCGCGCTTTCGCTGGCGCGCATTGCTGGCCGTGAGAGTGAATTCATCAGCTTGCTGCGGCAGATGCGCAGCGACCCAGGGACCGGGGCGGCCCAGGCGATGATTAAGATTCGCCAGCGAGTCAACAAAATCGCCTCGCCAGAAACGCGTAAGCTCCTAATCGCTGCTTCTGACGCCTTTGCAGTTGATGACCTGGATGGCGGGGCGGCTTACCTCGTTGAACTGGTGCGGGCGCTGCCTTCCCCAACCGATGCAGATGAAGGGACTTATCGCCTGCTGCATTATTGTGCCGATGACCTTGTCGCGCATAAAGCATCGCGCATTGAGCTGCTGGTGCTGATGCTGCATGTGCTGCAAACAGATTTCAGTGATTCACCGCATCATACGATTCAACCCGATGCATAGTGGCCTGTTGATAACAAAAAAGCACCTCATTTGTTGAGGTGCTTTTTTTGTTTTGAAGATAGGTACTCTAGGTCCAGATCAGGGATTGTTCCGTCTTTGGATCGAAGAATTGGGCTTTTTCAGTATTGAGGTGCAAACCAATGGTATCGCCCGTCTGGATTTCCAGCTTGGGGTCAGCCAGGGCGATAAGCCGGGTATCGCCAACGCGCACATCAATCATATCATCGCGGCCCAGCGGCTCCACAATATAGACTTCACCGCGAATATCGCTATCCGCATCAACGACGACATCTTCTGGACGGATGCCCATCGTCACAGTATCGCTGTATGCCAGTGCGTTTGCTGCGCGGCTGCTATCAACGGACATATGCATATCGGCATTGGTGGCGACGGGGCCACTGCCATTCTGGCTCACATCGACATTGAAGAAGTTCATCGGCGGGTTACCGACGAAGCCGGCAATGAAGAGCGTCTTGGGCCGTTCATAGAGGCCATCTGGCGTATCGAAGGCTTCCAGCTTACCCTGGTTCATGACGGCGATACGGTCTGCCATCGTCATCGCCTCAACCTGATCATGTGTGACGTAAATGGACGTAATGCCCAGGTCGCGCTGCAAGTGTTTGATCTCGCCGCGCATGGTCAGGCGCAGACGGGCATCCAGGTTGGAGAGCGGCTCATCGAATAGGAGTAAATCAGGCTCTTTGACGAGGGCACGCCCCAGGGCGACACGCTGCTGCTGACCGCCGGAAAGCTGTGCAGGTCTGCGGTCCAGCAAATGGCCGATGCCCATGACATCTGCCGTACGTTGGACGCGCTGCTGCTGTTCCTTCTTTGAGACGCCTTTCAGCTTCAGCGGGTAAGCGATGTTGTGGAACACGGTCATATGCGGATAGAGCGCGTAGCTCTGGAAGACCATGCCAATATTGCGTTCACGCGGCTGCATCTGGTTGACGACCGTCTCGCCAAAGCGAATCGTCCCGGATGACGGTTTGTAGATGCCTGCGACCATTAGCAGGGTCGTGGTCTTGCCACAGCCAGAAGGCCCTAAGAAAGCGACGAACTCGCCATCCTGGATATCCAGGTCGAGCGCTTCTACAGCGGTGACGCTGCCGAATTTTTTGCTGAGATTATCAATGAGGACTTCCATAACGTTGCCTTCTACGTACTGCCTTTGGTACCACCTGCATAAATATTGAGCAGGTACTCCTGGGCGAAGACGAATAAGATCAGGATGGGGATGAGCTGATACACGCCAACGGCTGCGACCTGGTTCCAGTTCACAGGCTGCATCGCGCCCGTCAGGTCATTGATGAGCACGGGCAGGTTGCTGGTTGTCGTGCCCAGCATGAACGTCGCCGGGACGAGGTACGCATTCCAGCCGCTCAGGAATGAGAAGACGCCTAGCGCCAGCAAGCCGGGGCGAATTTGGGGGAGGATGATCTCGAAGAAGGTCCGCCAGCGCGTCGCGCCGTCAATCATAGCGGAGCGCTCCATATCCCAGGAGATCCCATCGAAGAAGCCCTTCATCAACCACACGCCCAATGGTAGCTCAAAGGCCACCATGATCAGCGCCACGCCGCCAATTGTGTTATAGCCAAACAGCCCGCCCAACAGCGGCACCTTGCCGATATTTTGCATCACGATGAAGATCGGGATCAGCAGCGTAACCGCCGGGAAACTGTGCAGCACCAATGTCAGCGAGAGGAAGCCGCGCCGCCCAGGGAAGTTCATACGCGAGAGCGCATACCCCGCCATCGAAGATACCAGC
The Phototrophicus methaneseepsis DNA segment above includes these coding regions:
- a CDS encoding LacI family DNA-binding transcriptional regulator, with the translated sequence MARGQVTITDIAKEAGVSAQTVSRVINNRQDVSETTRRRIQHIIERMGYQPNRLAQGLRASQSRTLGVVTLNASHPIPIRAMEAEASNLDYTVAFYSIDPDDKDDFASKFSLIRAQMTDGIVVITPHTYITYEMLLEHTHNTPLVLVNSHVDPAIPSVIFDQVYGIGVTTQHLIDLGHRQICEISGSIDIRIDGALRHKAFVETMQRNGIVDFLSVTGDLTSEGGYAAVDELLRQDAPFTAIVCATDSTAMGAMHRLHEAGLRIPEDVSIVGYDDAEYASYLYPPLTTIRQDFNLLGRTAIAYLNELIVDDFSVLEQRVIRPEFILRESTAPPRLPPRS
- a CDS encoding NAD-dependent epimerase/dehydratase family protein — its product is MMRKRISLITGANGEVGQGLIRDLSDSGDAPLLALDIKPLKDELRPRVMNSIEGNILDQDLLDYLNSQYEITTVFHLAAFLSTRAEFTPEAAHRVNVQGTINLLQLAIEQSQWQARPVKFVFPSSLAAYGLPDLETKAAAPPLKEDDYNQPITMYGCNKLYCEHIGRYYANHYRQLAPQQESFYVDFRSLRFPGLISAYTVPSGGTSDYVPEMLHAAAKKQPYASFVRPDTTIPFMAMPDAIKSLLALADSPREALTQTVYNVTSFTLSAEAAAERVRQGFPDAQITFAEDRNRQHIVDTWPAMLDDSAARRDWGWQPDYDEERAFNEYLIPVLKEQYSS
- a CDS encoding glycine C-acetyltransferase, encoding MMDYEVDRKTQWIADELQTLQESGLFNQIPVIESAMGGRIRIGGKELINFCANDYLGLANHPRLQQAARDAIEKYGIGPGAVRSIAGTNVLHQQLEERLASFKGADACITFQSGFTANLATIPALVGRGDVIFSDRLNHASIIDGCRLSRATIVAYEHNDVDDLQEKIRQTTEYGRRLIVTDGVFSMDGDIAPLPAIYEVANEHGIMLMVDDAHGEGVLGRNGRGIVDHFDLHGKIDVEIGTMSKAFGVVGGIVAGKRVIIDWLRQRGRPFLFSSAMTIPDTAACLEAVDLLESSGELVQALWANAKLMKAEMQKMGFDIGHSETPIIPLMLGDVKLARQFSKELLENGVFAMAIGYPTVPEGKARVRVMNTAAHSQADLEEALGTFQLVGRKLGVID
- a CDS encoding MFS transporter, whose translation is MAASPTTTEKIRALPWSLAGGAANSVFAQLTFFGSTFILFLSELNISTAQIGFLLSLLPFMGLVALFIAPTVARFGFKRTFLTFYVLRKVITAFLMALPLVMVQFGPEATLIAAALIVFGFGLCRAIAETGYYPWVQEFIPGSMRGKFSATSNVFGNLAAIAAVALASYVLALPGGLERFQFLFVVAVGFGFLAIWFYMRVPGGAPADPDGAPPATYGDMLRTLRDNNLLLYLAGFALITFATGPLHSFLPLFMEEHVGLTTSQIVLLSTASMVGALILSNLLGWSADRYGSKPVMLVGVVFFALLPIGWMLMPRNSPLSLLFALGIAFFQGIAGTAWMVGSGRLLFVSVVPDAEKSQYMAVYYAAIGIIGGVSQLIGGSLLDAFSSISGQFLFLSLDAFTPLMIAGIVLPLLSLLVFQRVRSDSEVTVGEYAGMFVQGNPIYALENLVRFYRARDERSVVVMTEKLGKANSPLTVDELLEALADPRFNVRFEAIISIARMPSHPRLTKALTEILLGTELSLSNVSAWALGRIGDPDAVAALRAGLNSEYRSIRAHCARALGTLKDMEVKPLLLERLLVEEDKGLQMAYAVALGNLHSVEAMAKLHSQLIQTENEGARMELALSLARIAGRESEFISLLRQMRSDPGTGAAQAMIKIRQRVNKIASPETRKLLIAASDAFAVDDLDGGAAYLVELVRALPSPTDADEGTYRLLHYCADDLVAHKASRIELLVLMLHVLQTDFSDSPHHTIQPDA
- a CDS encoding ABC transporter ATP-binding protein, which translates into the protein MEVLIDNLSKKFGSVTAVEALDLDIQDGEFVAFLGPSGCGKTTTLLMVAGIYKPSSGTIRFGETVVNQMQPRERNIGMVFQSYALYPHMTVFHNIAYPLKLKGVSKKEQQQRVQRTADVMGIGHLLDRRPAQLSGGQQQRVALGRALVKEPDLLLFDEPLSNLDARLRLTMRGEIKHLQRDLGITSIYVTHDQVEAMTMADRIAVMNQGKLEAFDTPDGLYERPKTLFIAGFVGNPPMNFFNVDVSQNGSGPVATNADMHMSVDSSRAANALAYSDTVTMGIRPEDVVVDADSDIRGEVYIVEPLGRDDMIDVRVGDTRLIALADPKLEIQTGDTIGLHLNTEKAQFFDPKTEQSLIWT